A DNA window from Enterobacter asburiae contains the following coding sequences:
- the mglB gene encoding galactose/glucose ABC transporter substrate-binding protein MglB has protein sequence MNKKVLTLSAVMASMLFGAAAHAADTRIGVTIYKYDDNFMSVVRKAIEKDAKAAPDVQLLMNDSQNDQSKQNDQIDVLLAKGVKALAINLVDPAAAGTVIEKARGQNVPIVFFNKEPSRKALDSYDKAYYVGTDSKESGIIQGDLIAKHWAANPNWDLNKDGQIQFVLLKGEPGHPDAEARTTYVIKELNDKGLKTQQLALDTAMWDTAQAKDKMDAWLSGPNANKIEVVIANNDAMAMGAVEALKAHNKSSIPVFGVDALPEALALVKSGAMAGTVLNDANNQAKATFDLAKNLADGKGAADGTSWKIENKIVRVPYVGVDQSNLAEFIGK, from the coding sequence ATGAATAAGAAGGTGTTGACCCTGTCTGCCGTAATGGCAAGCATGCTTTTTGGTGCAGCAGCGCACGCTGCGGATACCCGTATTGGTGTGACCATCTATAAATACGACGACAACTTCATGTCTGTTGTACGTAAAGCGATTGAGAAAGATGCGAAAGCAGCGCCAGACGTTCAGCTGCTGATGAACGACTCCCAGAACGACCAGTCCAAACAGAACGACCAGATCGACGTTCTGCTGGCGAAAGGCGTGAAAGCCCTGGCCATCAACCTGGTTGACCCGGCTGCAGCAGGCACGGTTATTGAAAAAGCGCGCGGCCAGAACGTGCCAATCGTCTTCTTCAACAAAGAACCTTCCCGTAAAGCGCTGGATAGCTACGACAAAGCGTATTACGTCGGTACCGACTCCAAAGAGTCCGGTATTATTCAGGGCGATCTGATCGCGAAACACTGGGCGGCGAACCCGAACTGGGACCTGAACAAAGACGGTCAGATTCAGTTCGTGCTGCTGAAAGGCGAACCCGGCCACCCGGATGCTGAAGCCCGTACCACCTACGTTATCAAAGAGCTGAACGACAAGGGTCTGAAAACCCAGCAGCTGGCGTTAGATACCGCGATGTGGGATACCGCTCAGGCGAAAGATAAAATGGACGCGTGGCTGTCCGGCCCTAACGCAAACAAAATCGAAGTGGTTATCGCGAACAACGATGCGATGGCAATGGGTGCGGTAGAAGCGCTGAAAGCACACAACAAATCCTCCATTCCTGTGTTCGGCGTAGATGCACTGCCAGAAGCGCTGGCGCTGGTTAAATCCGGTGCGATGGCCGGTACCGTTCTGAACGATGCCAACAACCAGGCGAAAGCGACCTTCGATCTGGCGAAAAACCTGGCCGATGGCAAAGGCGCGGCAGATGGCACCAGCTGGAAAATTGAAAACAAAATCGTTCGCGTACCTTACGTGGGCGTAGACCAGTCCAACCTGGCTGAGTTTATCGGTAAATAA
- the folE gene encoding GTP cyclohydrolase I FolE gives MSSLSKEAALVHEALVARGLETPLRPPVQDLDNETRKRLIAGHMTEIMELLNLDLSDDSLMETPHRIAKMYVDEIFSGLDYANFPKITVIENKMKVDEMVTVRDITLTSTCEHHFVTIDGKATVAYIPKDTVIGLSKINRIVQFFAQRPQVQERLTQQILTALQTLLGTNNVAVSIDAVHYCVKARGVRDATSATTTTSLGGLFKSSQNTRQEFLRAVRHHN, from the coding sequence ATGTCATCACTCAGTAAAGAAGCTGCCCTGGTCCACGAAGCCCTGGTTGCGCGCGGTCTTGAAACGCCACTGCGTCCGCCCGTACAGGATTTGGACAATGAAACCCGCAAGCGTCTGATTGCCGGTCATATGACCGAGATCATGGAGCTGCTGAATCTCGATCTGAGTGACGACAGTCTGATGGAGACGCCGCACCGCATCGCGAAAATGTACGTCGACGAAATTTTTTCCGGGCTGGATTACGCCAACTTCCCGAAAATCACCGTCATTGAAAACAAGATGAAAGTGGATGAAATGGTGACTGTACGCGATATCACGCTGACCAGCACCTGCGAACACCACTTCGTGACCATCGACGGTAAAGCGACCGTGGCGTATATCCCAAAAGATACGGTGATTGGCCTGTCGAAAATCAACCGCATCGTGCAGTTCTTTGCTCAGCGTCCGCAGGTGCAGGAGCGTCTGACGCAGCAGATCCTGACCGCGCTGCAAACGCTGCTGGGCACCAATAACGTGGCCGTCTCTATCGACGCGGTTCACTACTGCGTGAAGGCGCGCGGCGTGCGTGATGCGACCAGTGCAACGACCACCACGTCGCTGGGCGGCCTGTTTAAATCGAGCCAGAATACCCGCCAGGAGTTCCTGCGCGCCGTACGTCACCACAACTAA
- the mglA gene encoding galactose/methyl galactoside ABC transporter ATP-binding protein MglA encodes MVSTNTQSSGEYLLEMSGINKSFPGVKALDNVNLKVRPHSIHALMGENGAGKSTLLKCLFGIYQKDSGSILFQGKEIDFHSAKEALENGISMVHQELNLVLQRSVMDNMWLGRYPTKGVFVDQDKMYRDTKAIFDELDIDIDPRARVGTLSVSQMQMIEIAKAFSYDAKIVIMDEPTSSLTEKEVNHLFTIIRKLKDRGCGIVYISHKMEEIFQLCDEITILRDGQWIATQPLEGLDMDKIIAMMVGRSLNQRFPDKENKPGEVILEVRNLTSLRQPSIRDVSFDLHKGEILGIAGLVGAKRTDIVETLFGIREKAEGTITLHGKKINNHNANEAINNGFALVTEERRSTGIYAYLDINFNSLISNIRNYKNKVGLLDNSRMKSDTQWVIDSMRVKTPGHRTQIGSLSGGNQQKVIIGRWLLTQPEILMLDEPTRGIDVGAKFEIYQLIAELAKKNKGIIIISSEMPELLGITDRILVMSNGLVAGIVDTKTTTQNEILRLASLHL; translated from the coding sequence ATGGTCAGCACAAATACTCAGTCATCCGGTGAATACCTGTTGGAAATGAGCGGTATCAACAAGTCATTTCCCGGCGTTAAGGCACTCGATAATGTTAATTTAAAAGTTCGTCCTCACTCTATTCATGCCCTGATGGGGGAGAACGGTGCGGGTAAATCAACATTATTAAAATGTCTTTTTGGGATCTATCAAAAAGATTCTGGCAGCATTCTTTTTCAGGGGAAAGAGATCGATTTCCATTCAGCGAAAGAAGCACTGGAAAACGGTATCTCGATGGTTCACCAGGAATTAAACCTGGTGCTGCAGCGTTCAGTCATGGATAACATGTGGTTGGGGCGTTATCCAACCAAGGGTGTCTTTGTCGATCAGGACAAAATGTATCGCGACACCAAAGCGATTTTTGATGAGCTGGATATTGATATCGATCCGCGCGCCCGCGTGGGAACATTATCCGTCTCCCAGATGCAGATGATCGAAATCGCCAAAGCGTTCTCCTATGATGCGAAAATCGTCATTATGGACGAACCGACATCGTCATTAACGGAAAAAGAGGTTAATCACCTTTTTACCATTATTCGTAAGCTAAAAGATCGCGGCTGCGGCATTGTGTATATCTCCCACAAAATGGAAGAGATCTTCCAGCTGTGCGATGAGATTACCATTCTGCGCGACGGTCAGTGGATTGCCACGCAGCCGCTGGAAGGGCTGGACATGGACAAGATCATCGCCATGATGGTCGGCCGTTCCCTTAACCAGCGCTTCCCGGACAAAGAAAACAAGCCGGGCGAAGTGATCCTGGAAGTGCGCAATCTGACCTCGTTACGTCAGCCGTCTATTCGCGATGTCTCCTTCGACCTGCACAAGGGCGAAATCCTGGGGATTGCCGGTCTGGTCGGGGCAAAACGTACCGATATCGTGGAAACCCTGTTCGGTATCCGTGAGAAAGCCGAAGGCACTATTACGCTGCACGGTAAGAAAATTAACAACCACAACGCCAACGAAGCCATTAATAATGGTTTTGCGCTGGTGACGGAAGAGCGTCGTTCGACCGGTATTTATGCCTATCTGGATATTAACTTTAACTCGTTAATTTCTAACATTCGCAATTACAAAAACAAAGTCGGGCTGCTGGATAACTCCCGCATGAAGAGCGATACCCAATGGGTTATTGACTCCATGCGCGTGAAAACGCCGGGACACCGCACCCAAATTGGTTCGCTGTCAGGCGGTAACCAGCAGAAAGTCATTATCGGACGTTGGTTATTAACCCAGCCAGAAATTCTGATGCTGGATGAACCGACCCGCGGCATTGACGTCGGCGCGAAGTTTGAAATTTATCAGCTGATTGCCGAACTGGCGAAAAAGAATAAAGGGATCATTATTATTTCTTCCGAAATGCCGGAATTGTTAGGGATCACGGATCGTATTCTGGTTATGAGCAATGGTCTCGTTGCCGGTATTGTTGACACCAAAACGACAACGCAAAACGAAATTTTGCGTCTTGCGTCTTTGCACCTTTAA
- the yeiB gene encoding DUF418 domain-containing protein YeiB — translation MERNVTLDFVRGVAILGILLLNISAFGLPKAAYLNPAWYGDITRSDAWTWAVLDLFAQVKFLTLFALLFGAGLQLLLKRGTRWIQSRLTLLVLLGFIHGLFFWDGDILLAYGLVGLICWRLIRDAHSVKSLFNTGVMLYVMGLAVLLLLGMISGEATNRSWIPDAANLQYEQYWKLKGGTEAISNRADMLGDNLLALGAQYGWQLAGMMLMGASLMRTGWLKGEFSLRHYRRTGVGLVLIGVLINLPAIITQWHIHWDYRWCAFLLQVPRELSAPFQTIGYAALIYGYWPTLSRLWIVSAIACVGRMALSNYLLQTLICTTLFYRFGLFMKFDRLTLLAFVIPVWVINLAFSVLWLRYFRQGPLEWVWRQLTAHASGVSLRNTSR, via the coding sequence ATGGAGCGAAACGTCACGCTCGATTTTGTTCGCGGCGTCGCCATTCTCGGTATCCTGCTGCTTAATATCAGCGCCTTCGGCCTGCCGAAGGCGGCTTATCTCAATCCTGCCTGGTATGGCGACATCACGCGCAGTGATGCATGGACCTGGGCTGTTCTCGATCTCTTCGCACAGGTTAAATTCCTCACGCTGTTTGCCCTGCTGTTTGGTGCAGGTCTGCAACTCCTTCTCAAACGCGGTACGCGCTGGATCCAGTCGCGCCTGACGCTGCTGGTTCTCCTCGGCTTTATCCACGGCCTGTTCTTCTGGGACGGCGATATTCTTCTCGCGTATGGGTTAGTCGGGCTCATCTGCTGGCGTCTGATTCGCGATGCGCACAGCGTAAAAAGCCTGTTTAACACCGGCGTGATGCTCTATGTCATGGGGCTTGCTGTATTGCTGCTGCTGGGGATGATCTCCGGCGAGGCGACGAACCGTTCCTGGATCCCGGATGCCGCTAACCTGCAGTACGAACAGTACTGGAAGCTGAAGGGCGGTACGGAAGCGATAAGCAACCGCGCGGATATGCTGGGGGATAACCTCCTTGCGCTGGGCGCGCAATACGGCTGGCAGCTGGCGGGCATGATGCTGATGGGCGCGTCACTGATGCGCACCGGCTGGCTGAAAGGGGAGTTCAGCCTGCGTCACTATCGGCGAACGGGTGTCGGGCTGGTGCTGATCGGCGTGCTGATTAACCTCCCGGCGATAATCACGCAGTGGCATATCCACTGGGATTACCGCTGGTGCGCGTTCCTGCTCCAGGTGCCGCGCGAACTGAGCGCGCCGTTCCAGACCATCGGCTACGCGGCGCTGATCTATGGCTACTGGCCAACGCTTTCCCGCCTGTGGATCGTCAGCGCTATCGCCTGCGTGGGCCGCATGGCGTTGAGCAATTACCTGCTACAAACGCTGATATGCACCACGCTTTTCTATCGCTTTGGCCTGTTTATGAAATTCGACCGCCTCACGCTGCTGGCGTTTGTTATTCCGGTCTGGGTGATTAACCTGGCGTTTTCTGTTCTCTGGCTACGCTATTTCCGCCAGGGACCGCTGGAGTGGGTGTGGCGTCAGTTAACCGCACATGCTTCAGGGGTATCATTGAGGAACACATCCAGATAA
- the fghA gene encoding S-formylglutathione hydrolase, whose amino-acid sequence MELLEEHRCFEGRQQRWRHDSTVLNCAMTFSIFLPPTENPPVLFWLSGLTCNDENFTTKAGAQRLAAELGIALVMPDTSPRGDDVADDAGYDLGNGAGFYLNATEQPWAGHYRMYDYIRDELPALIQSGFAVSDRCAISGHSMGGHGALIMALKNPGKYVSVSAFAPIVNPTQVPWGQKAFTNYLGEDEAKWQEWDSCALMLASSSANAIPVLVDQGDADQFLAGQLQPAVLAEAARQKDWPLTLRIQPGYDHSYYFIASFIEDHLRFHAEHLFG is encoded by the coding sequence ATGGAACTGCTCGAAGAGCACCGTTGTTTTGAAGGTCGACAGCAGCGCTGGCGGCATGACTCCACCGTCCTGAACTGTGCGATGACGTTCAGCATTTTCCTGCCGCCGACGGAAAATCCGCCGGTTCTGTTCTGGCTTTCGGGCCTGACCTGCAACGACGAAAACTTCACCACCAAAGCGGGCGCGCAGCGACTTGCCGCCGAGCTGGGTATTGCGCTGGTGATGCCTGATACCAGCCCGCGTGGTGATGATGTAGCCGACGATGCAGGATACGACCTGGGTAATGGCGCCGGGTTTTATCTCAATGCGACCGAGCAGCCGTGGGCAGGCCACTACCGCATGTATGACTACATTCGCGACGAGCTGCCCGCGCTGATTCAGTCCGGGTTTGCGGTAAGCGACCGCTGCGCCATCAGCGGACACTCTATGGGCGGTCACGGGGCGCTGATCATGGCGTTAAAAAATCCGGGAAAATACGTCAGCGTGTCGGCATTTGCGCCAATTGTGAACCCAACGCAGGTGCCGTGGGGGCAGAAAGCCTTCACGAACTATCTGGGTGAAGATGAAGCAAAATGGCAGGAATGGGACAGCTGTGCGCTGATGCTGGCCAGCAGCTCGGCAAATGCGATCCCGGTGCTTGTCGATCAGGGCGATGCGGATCAGTTCCTCGCCGGGCAGCTACAGCCTGCGGTGCTCGCAGAAGCGGCACGCCAGAAGGACTGGCCGCTGACGCTGCGCATTCAGCCGGGGTATGACCACAGCTATTACTTCATCGCGTCCTTTATTGAGGATCATCTCCGCTTCCATGCGGAGCATTTGTTTGGGTAA
- a CDS encoding YbfB/YjiJ family MFS transporter: MALRIALSGFVVLVVAMGIGRFAFTPQVPLMIAAGQLTLTSAGLVAAMNYLGYLVGAWDAMRAHRFVETRLWLGITGAVALTLLSAAADNAVVHGLLRFVIGCMSGWSMVLIAAWTNERLGQLGKPGLSAAVFAGPGAGIALSGLLAVYIQAKSLSAGAAWQIYGVLALVLIALVARYLPRSGQLHRPGTAPEPLVLTADLKRLVWSYSLAGFGYILPATFLSQMAAVRFPGSLFAQFVWPIFGIAAVVGIALSILLRHTSTANRRLAIVLWLQGAGVLAAWLLPGIGGLLTGGLLVGGGFLCAVQLSLLYGRELAPNHTRYMAGLLTTGYAIGQLIGPMTSALSTWLTHRLEPALGLAGVALFVGGALVWNRHAERQQQLQ, translated from the coding sequence ATGGCGCTGCGTATTGCGCTCAGTGGGTTTGTCGTTCTGGTGGTGGCGATGGGGATAGGGCGCTTTGCCTTTACGCCTCAGGTACCGCTCATGATTGCTGCCGGACAGCTTACGCTGACCAGCGCGGGTCTGGTGGCGGCGATGAATTATCTGGGCTATCTGGTGGGCGCATGGGATGCCATGCGCGCGCACCGCTTTGTGGAAACGCGCCTCTGGCTTGGCATCACCGGCGCGGTTGCGCTGACGCTGCTCTCCGCGGCGGCGGATAACGCCGTCGTGCACGGCCTGCTGCGCTTCGTGATTGGCTGCATGAGCGGCTGGTCGATGGTACTCATTGCCGCCTGGACCAACGAACGGCTGGGGCAGCTGGGTAAACCGGGCCTGAGCGCCGCCGTGTTTGCCGGGCCAGGGGCGGGCATTGCCCTGAGCGGGCTGCTCGCCGTCTATATCCAGGCGAAATCCCTTTCGGCCGGGGCGGCATGGCAAATCTACGGCGTGCTGGCGCTGGTGCTGATTGCGCTGGTGGCGCGCTACCTGCCGCGATCCGGGCAGCTCCATCGCCCCGGCACCGCGCCGGAGCCGCTGGTGCTGACGGCGGATTTAAAGCGCCTGGTCTGGAGCTACAGCCTGGCCGGGTTTGGCTATATCCTCCCGGCGACATTCCTGTCGCAAATGGCTGCGGTGCGTTTTCCCGGCAGCCTGTTCGCCCAGTTTGTCTGGCCGATTTTTGGTATCGCCGCCGTGGTGGGCATTGCGCTCAGTATTCTTTTACGCCACACCTCAACGGCGAACCGCAGGCTGGCTATCGTGCTGTGGTTACAGGGGGCTGGCGTGCTGGCGGCCTGGCTTCTGCCGGGGATTGGCGGTTTGCTGACGGGCGGGCTGCTGGTGGGCGGCGGTTTTTTGTGTGCCGTGCAGCTCTCTCTTTTATACGGCCGCGAGCTGGCGCCAAACCATACGCGCTATATGGCAGGCCTGCTCACCACCGGGTATGCGATTGGTCAATTGATTGGCCCGATGACCTCGGCGTTATCAACCTGGCTTACCCACCGGCTGGAGCCCGCGCTGGGGCTGGCGGGCGTTGCGCTGTTCGTCGGCGGAGCGCTGGTCTGGAATCGTCACGCTGAAAGGCAACAGCAATTGCAATAA
- the mglC gene encoding galactose/methyl galactoside ABC transporter permease MglC — translation MSALNKKSFLTYLKEGGIYVVLLVLLAIIIFQDPTFLSLLNLSNILTQSSVRIIIALGVAGLIVTQGTDLSAGRQVGLAAVIAATLLQSMENANKVFPEMATMPIFVVILIVCAIGAVIGLINGIIIAYLNVTPFITTLGTMIIVYGINSLYYDFVGASPISGFDSGFSTFTQGFIALGSFRLSYITFYALIAVAFVWILWNKTRFGKNIFAIGGNPEAAKVSGVNVALNLLIIYALSGVFYAFGGMLEAGRIGSATNNLGFMYELDAIAACVVGGVSFSGGVGTVLGVVTGVIIFTVINYGLTYIGVNPYWQYIIKGAIIIFAVALDSLKYARKK, via the coding sequence ATGAGTGCGTTAAATAAAAAAAGTTTTCTCACTTACCTGAAAGAAGGCGGTATTTACGTTGTTCTTTTAGTACTGCTGGCTATCATCATTTTCCAGGACCCTACGTTCTTAAGCCTGCTGAACCTGAGTAACATTCTGACCCAGTCCTCCGTGCGTATTATCATTGCGCTGGGCGTGGCGGGCCTGATCGTAACCCAGGGGACGGACCTTTCTGCCGGTCGTCAGGTGGGTCTGGCGGCGGTTATCGCGGCAACCCTGCTGCAGTCGATGGAAAACGCCAACAAGGTCTTCCCGGAAATGGCCACCATGCCGATTTTCGTGGTGATCCTGATTGTCTGCGCCATCGGTGCGGTGATTGGTCTGATCAACGGTATCATTATCGCCTACCTGAACGTGACGCCGTTTATCACCACGCTGGGTACGATGATCATCGTTTACGGTATCAACTCCCTGTACTACGACTTTGTCGGTGCTTCCCCCATCTCGGGTTTTGACAGCGGCTTCTCGACCTTTACGCAAGGGTTCATCGCGCTGGGCAGCTTCCGCCTGTCGTATATCACCTTCTATGCGCTGATTGCGGTGGCCTTCGTCTGGATCCTGTGGAACAAAACGCGCTTTGGTAAAAACATCTTCGCAATCGGCGGTAACCCGGAAGCGGCGAAAGTGTCCGGCGTGAACGTTGCCCTGAACCTGCTCATCATTTATGCCCTGTCCGGCGTGTTCTACGCCTTCGGCGGGATGCTGGAAGCGGGCCGTATCGGCTCTGCAACCAACAACCTTGGCTTCATGTACGAGCTGGATGCGATCGCAGCCTGCGTGGTGGGCGGCGTCTCCTTCAGCGGCGGCGTGGGTACGGTACTGGGCGTGGTGACCGGTGTGATTATCTTCACCGTCATCAACTACGGCTTGACCTATATCGGCGTGAACCCGTACTGGCAGTACATCATCAAAGGCGCCATCATTATCTTCGCGGTTGCGCTGGATTCACTGAAGTACGCGCGTAAGAAGTAA
- the galS gene encoding HTH-type transcriptional regulator GalS: MITIRDVARQAGVSVATVSRVLNNSALVSPETRETVMKAVTQLGYRPNANAQALATQVSDTIGVVVMDVSDAFFGALVKAVDVVAQQHQKYVLIGNSYHEAEKERHAIEVLIRQRCNALIVHSKALSDEELTGFMDQIPGMVLINRIVPGYAHRCVGLDNVSGAMMATKMLINNGHQRIGYLASSHHIEDDDLRREGWQNALKEHGITPSESWTGTGTPDMQGGEAAMVELLGRNLQLTAVFAYNDSMAAGALTALKDNGIAVPQHLSLIGFDDIPIARYTDPQLTTVRYPIASMAKLATELALQGAAGLLDPGATHCFMPTLVRRHSVAARQIVVPITN; this comes from the coding sequence ATGATCACCATTCGTGACGTCGCCCGTCAGGCGGGCGTTTCTGTGGCTACCGTCTCACGCGTGCTGAACAATAGCGCGCTGGTCAGCCCTGAAACCCGTGAAACCGTAATGAAAGCCGTGACCCAGCTCGGGTACCGGCCAAATGCCAATGCCCAGGCGCTTGCGACGCAGGTCAGCGACACCATCGGCGTGGTGGTGATGGATGTATCGGATGCCTTTTTCGGCGCGCTGGTCAAAGCGGTCGACGTGGTCGCCCAGCAGCATCAAAAATATGTCCTGATCGGCAATAGCTATCATGAGGCGGAAAAGGAGCGCCATGCCATCGAAGTGCTGATCCGCCAGCGCTGTAACGCCTTGATTGTCCATTCAAAAGCCTTGAGCGATGAAGAGCTAACCGGCTTTATGGATCAGATCCCGGGCATGGTGTTGATCAACCGCATCGTCCCCGGCTATGCCCATCGCTGCGTCGGGCTGGATAACGTCAGCGGCGCCATGATGGCGACGAAAATGCTCATCAACAACGGGCATCAGCGGATCGGTTATCTGGCCTCCAGCCATCATATTGAAGATGACGACCTGCGGCGCGAGGGGTGGCAAAACGCCCTGAAAGAGCACGGCATTACGCCGTCAGAAAGCTGGACGGGCACCGGTACGCCGGACATGCAGGGCGGCGAGGCGGCGATGGTGGAGCTGCTGGGCCGCAACCTGCAGCTTACTGCGGTGTTTGCCTATAACGACAGCATGGCGGCAGGCGCCCTGACGGCGCTGAAAGATAACGGCATTGCGGTGCCACAGCATTTATCACTCATTGGTTTTGATGATATCCCGATTGCCCGTTACACCGACCCGCAGCTGACAACGGTGCGTTACCCCATTGCCTCTATGGCGAAACTGGCGACTGAGCTGGCGTTACAGGGGGCGGCAGGGCTGCTGGATCCGGGCGCAACGCACTGTTTCATGCCGACTTTAGTGCGTCGGCACTCCGTCGCGGCCCGGCAAATTGTGGTTCCGATCACTAACTGA